The following proteins come from a genomic window of Gloeomargarita sp. SRBZ-1_bins_9:
- the holA gene encoding DNA polymerase III subunit delta produces MPVYYYWGEDEYQLKRAVERLRQTVVDPAWASFNYQKLAGDALEAVENALAESRTLPFGSGGRLTWITDAPIGKQCPEEWMELLLATIPQLPESSHVLFTGTERLAASSPLGQLFQKYGVIREFNPIPPWRTEELAALVREMAQEIPVALSQEAVAYLVAAIGNDRYRLEQELHKIALLRPEDPRPLQVAEIQPLVPPTTQTSLALAQAIRQGQVDQALHLWQDLLGMGEPPLRITATLVSQFRLWLWVKLAQMDRQVTPEKVVAMTNLGNPKRLYFLSKEVQGIPLAALAETLERLLALEWGLKQGAPATVIGPSTLISLSRLYSRGRFPAQ; encoded by the coding sequence ATGCCCGTGTATTACTACTGGGGGGAGGACGAGTACCAGCTCAAGCGGGCCGTCGAGCGCCTTCGACAAACCGTAGTGGACCCGGCTTGGGCAAGTTTCAATTACCAAAAGCTGGCGGGGGATGCCCTCGAGGCGGTGGAAAATGCCTTGGCGGAAAGTCGTACTTTGCCCTTTGGCAGTGGGGGTCGGCTCACCTGGATTACCGACGCGCCCATCGGCAAGCAATGCCCAGAAGAGTGGATGGAACTACTGTTGGCGACGATTCCCCAGTTGCCGGAAAGCTCCCATGTGCTGTTTACTGGGACGGAGCGGCTTGCGGCTTCATCGCCCCTGGGTCAGTTGTTCCAAAAGTACGGTGTGATTAGGGAGTTCAACCCAATTCCCCCTTGGCGGACGGAGGAACTGGCAGCGCTGGTGCGGGAGATGGCCCAAGAGATTCCGGTGGCCTTGAGCCAGGAGGCGGTGGCGTATCTGGTGGCGGCCATCGGCAACGACCGCTATCGCCTAGAGCAGGAGTTGCACAAAATCGCCCTGTTGCGCCCCGAGGACCCCCGTCCTTTGCAAGTGGCGGAAATTCAACCCCTGGTGCCCCCTACTACCCAAACCAGCCTGGCGCTGGCCCAAGCCATTCGGCAAGGTCAGGTGGACCAGGCGTTGCACCTATGGCAGGACTTACTGGGGATGGGCGAACCGCCATTGCGCATCACGGCGACGTTGGTGAGCCAATTTCGCCTGTGGTTGTGGGTAAAACTGGCGCAAATGGACCGCCAGGTGACACCGGAAAAGGTGGTGGCCATGACGAACCTGGGCAACCCTAAACGGCTGTATTTTTTGAGCAAGGAGGTGCAAGGCATTCCCCTGGCGGCTCTGGCTGAGACTCTAGAGCGGCTTTTGGCGCTGGAATGGGGTCTCAAGCAGGGGGCGCCGGCGACGGTGATTGGGCCGAGCACACTCATTTCCCTGAGTCGGCTGTACAGTCGGGGGCGTTTCCCGGCACAATAG
- the psbF gene encoding cytochrome b559 subunit beta, with protein MTTNRQNEPVTYPVFTVRWLAVHTLAIPTVFFLGAIAAMQFIRR; from the coding sequence ATGACGACCAATCGCCAAAACGAGCCGGTCACCTACCCTGTGTTTACGGTGCGGTGGTTAGCTGTGCATACCCTAGCTATCCCCACGGTGTTTTTCCTGGGGGCCATCGCTGCCATGCAATTTATCCGCCGCTAG
- a CDS encoding aminotransferase class V-fold PLP-dependent enzyme, whose protein sequence is MDIQEQRQHFPALAHKTYLNYGGQGPLPTPALRAMWEVYEQEQRKGPFSRQALVWVEEQEHLTRQAFARWLGVSVADITLTSSTTQGCAIVLWGWPWRGGEHLLLSDGEHPGVVATVAQLARRFGLTWSTCPLSNPTADPLEILERHLQPQTQMLVLSHVLWHTGQVLPLPAIARFCQEHNLRLLVDGAQSLGVLPLDLTGVDFYAATGHKWLCGPAGLGVLYIHPQYRDVVQPTHCGWRGLQGFHDQHPRWSSDGQRHEIATTAWELGAGLRASLALHDAWGTTQQRYTRLVHLAQELWRQLGQFPQITRLLPEPPQCGLVSFRHTTLAPETLAQELEHHNILVRSVAAGHCVRASIHYLTSQEELTRLVQVLGELQG, encoded by the coding sequence ATGGACATTCAGGAGCAACGGCAACATTTTCCAGCTCTGGCCCACAAAACCTATCTCAACTACGGGGGACAGGGACCCTTGCCCACCCCCGCCTTGAGGGCTATGTGGGAGGTGTACGAACAGGAGCAGCGCAAGGGACCTTTCAGCCGACAAGCCTTGGTCTGGGTAGAAGAACAGGAACATCTGACGCGCCAAGCCTTTGCCCGTTGGCTAGGAGTTTCTGTCGCTGACATTACCCTGACCAGTTCCACTACCCAAGGCTGTGCCATTGTCCTGTGGGGATGGCCCTGGCGCGGGGGCGAACACCTATTGCTCAGCGATGGGGAGCACCCAGGAGTAGTGGCCACGGTTGCCCAACTGGCCCGCCGCTTTGGCCTCACCTGGAGCACCTGTCCCCTGAGCAACCCCACCGCCGACCCCCTAGAGATACTCGAACGCCACCTGCAACCCCAGACGCAGATGCTGGTACTCAGTCATGTCCTCTGGCATACAGGACAGGTGTTGCCCTTGCCGGCAATTGCCCGTTTTTGCCAAGAACACAACCTGCGCCTGCTAGTGGACGGCGCCCAATCCCTGGGGGTGTTGCCCTTGGATTTGACCGGGGTTGATTTCTATGCCGCCACCGGGCATAAGTGGCTGTGTGGACCGGCGGGCCTCGGTGTTCTATACATCCACCCCCAGTACCGCGATGTGGTTCAACCCACCCACTGCGGCTGGCGAGGTTTACAGGGGTTCCACGATCAACATCCCCGCTGGTCCTCCGATGGTCAACGCCATGAAATCGCCACCACCGCCTGGGAATTGGGTGCCGGATTACGGGCCAGCCTGGCGCTTCACGACGCCTGGGGAACAACCCAACAGCGTTACACCCGCCTCGTACACTTAGCCCAAGAACTCTGGCGGCAATTGGGCCAATTTCCCCAAATCACCCGTCTCCTCCCCGAACCGCCCCAATGCGGTCTGGTGAGTTTTCGTCATACCACCCTAGCGCCGGAGACCCTGGCCCAGGAACTGGAGCACCACAACATTTTGGTGCGTTCGGTAGCCGCAGGTCATTGTGTGCGGGCCTCCATCCACTATTTGACCAGCCAGGAGGAACTCACCCGCCTGGTGCAAGTTTTAGGGGAGCTACAGGGATGA
- a CDS encoding photosystem II reaction center protein J, with amino-acid sequence MNMSSGRIPLWLVGTVVGIAVIALVGLFFWGSYVGVGSSL; translated from the coding sequence ATGAACATGTCGTCGGGCCGCATTCCCCTGTGGCTGGTAGGAACGGTCGTCGGTATCGCAGTGATTGCCCTGGTGGGCCTATTCTTCTGGGGGTCCTACGTGGGGGTGGGTTCATCCCTGTAG
- a CDS encoding photosystem II reaction center protein L yields the protein MTGKNPNTQPVELNRTSLFLGLLLIFVLAILFSSYFFN from the coding sequence ATGACCGGCAAAAATCCCAATACCCAACCGGTAGAACTGAACCGCACGTCCCTGTTTTTAGGACTGCTGCTGATTTTTGTGCTGGCGATTCTGTTCTCGAGTTACTTCTTCAATTAA
- the psbE gene encoding cytochrome b559 subunit alpha: MAGSTGERPFADILTSVRYWVIHSITIPALFIAGWLFVSTGLAYDVFGTPRPNSYFAPDQDKPPVITQRYEARQQIEAFEQKVGVQ; the protein is encoded by the coding sequence ATGGCTGGTAGCACGGGAGAGCGTCCCTTTGCGGACATTCTCACCAGCGTCCGTTATTGGGTGATCCACAGCATTACAATTCCGGCGCTGTTTATTGCTGGCTGGTTGTTTGTGAGTACGGGGTTGGCCTATGACGTGTTTGGGACGCCGCGCCCGAACAGTTACTTTGCCCCCGACCAGGACAAACCGCCGGTGATCACCCAACGGTACGAAGCGCGGCAGCAGATCGAAGCCTTTGAGCAGAAAGTAGGAGTGCAGTGA